In a single window of the Microbacterium sp. SL75 genome:
- the thiM gene encoding hydroxyethylthiazole kinase has protein sequence MVVRTSSSPSTPTEALRSLREAAPLTQCITNAVVTNFTANALLALGASPAMCDIPGEAGMFAGISGGVLVNLGTPTSEQRDAAREAVTAGTPWVLDPVAVGALPVRTALAHELLDAHPEIVRGNASEILALAGTGSGGRGVDATDSAEDALDAARSLAIRTGGTVAVSGETDLIVDATRTARVSGGSALLTKVTGGGCALGAAMASLLAVTPAFDAALTASVIWAVASERAASRTRGPGSFAVAFLDELAEIEPADLDGRVRVDTEVTR, from the coding sequence ATGGTCGTTCGCACGTCGTCGTCTCCATCCACCCCCACCGAAGCGCTGCGCTCACTCCGCGAGGCCGCGCCGCTCACGCAGTGCATCACCAACGCGGTGGTGACGAACTTCACCGCCAACGCACTCCTGGCTCTCGGCGCCTCGCCCGCGATGTGCGACATCCCCGGAGAGGCCGGGATGTTCGCCGGGATCTCCGGCGGAGTTCTCGTCAACCTCGGGACCCCCACGAGCGAGCAGAGGGATGCCGCCCGAGAGGCCGTCACCGCGGGAACACCCTGGGTCCTCGACCCGGTCGCCGTCGGCGCCCTGCCCGTGCGCACCGCCCTCGCACACGAGCTGCTCGACGCGCACCCGGAGATCGTCCGCGGGAACGCATCCGAGATCCTCGCCCTCGCGGGAACCGGCTCCGGCGGCCGCGGGGTCGACGCCACCGACTCCGCCGAAGACGCCCTCGACGCCGCACGCTCCCTCGCGATCCGCACCGGCGGCACCGTCGCCGTCTCGGGAGAGACCGACCTCATCGTGGATGCCACCCGCACGGCGCGCGTGAGCGGCGGCAGCGCCCTGCTGACGAAGGTCACCGGCGGAGGCTGCGCCCTCGGCGCCGCGATGGCGAGCCTGCTCGCCGTCACCCCCGCGTTCGACGCGGCTCTCACCGCCAGCGTGATCTGGGCCGTGGCGTCGGAGCGGGCGGCATCCCGAACGAGAGGGCCGGGGTCGTTCGCGGTGGCCTTCCTCGACGAGCTCGCCGAGATCGAGCCCGCCGACCTCGACGGACGCGTCCGCGTCGACACCGAGGTCACGCGATGA
- a CDS encoding HNH endonuclease signature motif containing protein, with protein MRDYTSPTNPGRPRLLSTLVDEVRRASAAVAHAEAARTRALAEAGHLALDVMAGLCASSRAAELALREVASEIAAAENISDRTVQTQIGRAMALVDAYPETLSAWEGGVLTRAHVGVILDIGSPLPVDVRAEFDALAVTTAEGLSPGRLRSRLAVLAERLHPTTLTERHRRGRDTRCVRITTGHDGMSDLVATLPTVLAVGIYDRLTHQARALIDHRLDGPDASADERTTAQLRADILADLLLTGSPGADPTRTDDGPGTLGAIRARVQVIVPALTMLTPDRENHDPAELIGHGPIDAETARTLADATTAPWDRVVTHPITGAVLHTDTYQRTTALDRHVRARDRHCRWPGCTVPAIRCEVDHTRDYALGGPTDVANLAHLCQRHHTQKQFTRWTVTQHPGGILHWTSPTGRTYADEPLPYSPAVRFLPDDPPPPDPDDDGMPPPF; from the coding sequence ATGCGCGATTACACCTCTCCGACGAACCCCGGCAGGCCACGCCTCCTGTCGACCCTCGTCGACGAGGTCCGACGCGCCAGCGCCGCAGTCGCCCACGCCGAAGCAGCCCGCACCCGCGCCCTCGCCGAAGCCGGTCACCTCGCCCTCGACGTGATGGCAGGCCTCTGCGCGTCTTCCCGCGCCGCAGAGCTCGCCCTGCGAGAGGTGGCATCCGAGATCGCCGCGGCAGAGAACATCTCCGACCGCACCGTGCAGACCCAGATCGGTCGCGCCATGGCCCTCGTCGACGCCTACCCCGAGACGCTCTCCGCCTGGGAAGGCGGGGTCCTCACCCGTGCCCACGTGGGGGTGATCCTCGACATCGGCTCCCCTCTCCCGGTCGACGTACGGGCTGAGTTCGATGCGCTCGCGGTCACCACCGCCGAGGGTCTCAGTCCGGGCCGGCTGCGGTCGCGCCTCGCCGTCCTCGCCGAGCGACTGCATCCCACCACCCTCACTGAACGCCACCGCCGCGGCCGCGACACCCGTTGCGTGCGCATCACCACCGGGCACGACGGGATGTCGGACCTCGTCGCGACCCTTCCCACGGTCCTGGCGGTCGGTATCTACGACCGACTCACCCACCAGGCCCGCGCCCTGATCGACCACCGCCTCGACGGCCCCGACGCGTCAGCCGATGAGCGCACGACCGCGCAGCTACGGGCCGACATCCTCGCCGACCTGCTCCTCACCGGCTCCCCCGGAGCCGACCCCACCCGCACCGACGACGGCCCCGGCACCCTCGGCGCCATCCGCGCCCGCGTGCAAGTCATCGTGCCCGCGCTGACGATGTTGACGCCCGACCGCGAGAACCACGACCCCGCCGAGCTCATCGGACATGGCCCCATCGACGCCGAAACAGCCCGAACCTTGGCTGATGCCACCACCGCCCCCTGGGACCGGGTCGTCACTCATCCGATCACCGGGGCGGTCCTGCACACCGACACCTACCAGCGCACCACCGCCCTAGACCGTCACGTCCGCGCCCGCGACCGCCACTGCCGTTGGCCCGGCTGCACCGTCCCCGCCATCCGCTGCGAAGTCGACCACACCCGCGACTACGCGCTCGGCGGCCCCACCGACGTCGCCAATCTCGCCCACCTCTGCCAACGCCACCACACCCAGAAGCAGTTCACCCGGTGGACCGTGACACAGCATCCCGGCGGGATTCTCCACTGGACCAGCCCGACCGGTCGCACGTACGCCGACGAGCCCCTCCCCTATTCCCCCGCCGTCCGATTCCTCCCCGATGACCCGCCCCCACCCGACCCCGACGATGACGGGATGCCCCCACCTTTCTGA
- a CDS encoding S8 family serine peptidase, whose translation MLLASAPAEPATATDTGEWWYEAYGVAAIHNEGWTGAGVKIAVIDSNINPDLPVFAGRNLKVDPRPLCAEVSSPTTTERTVGAGHGATVVAQIIGSGQGPGGIRGIAPDAEVTFYSLGTQTDEEPCTAAEYGDQLTAVALGVQRALDDGADIITTSVAGGKEPGDSDVIANAIAKGVAVVASGPNPTTRDLAGLREYQGVIVASAVDEAGQLNTYDDGRSLVYPRTAVVAPGVGLTTVGSASGGWDSAGRGSGSSFAAPLVAGALALAEQRSPQATSNQLVQALLRNTGKEPHELSDDRTSGYGFGLAWPANIVGVDATTYPDDNLLVGRVEAAPTAAQIEQAAARGSAYPPVAEPSVTSPTEVHPRSDDDPTSSPAGPDITLIAVLSALGLIVIAAGALVAITVTRRSRTRRVAQDTRERVEHP comes from the coding sequence ATGCTCCTCGCCTCAGCTCCCGCGGAGCCCGCGACCGCAACGGATACCGGTGAATGGTGGTATGAAGCGTACGGTGTTGCAGCCATCCACAACGAGGGATGGACGGGCGCCGGCGTGAAGATCGCGGTGATCGACAGCAACATCAACCCTGACCTCCCCGTCTTCGCAGGTCGCAATCTGAAGGTCGACCCTCGCCCGCTCTGCGCCGAGGTTTCCTCACCGACCACGACAGAACGCACCGTGGGGGCCGGACACGGCGCGACCGTGGTTGCGCAGATCATCGGTAGCGGACAAGGACCCGGCGGCATTCGCGGGATCGCGCCCGATGCCGAGGTGACGTTCTACAGCCTCGGAACGCAGACGGACGAAGAGCCCTGCACGGCCGCCGAGTACGGTGACCAGCTCACCGCCGTCGCGCTCGGCGTACAGCGCGCCCTCGACGACGGCGCAGATATCATCACGACCTCGGTCGCCGGGGGGAAGGAGCCAGGAGACTCGGACGTGATAGCGAACGCCATCGCAAAGGGCGTCGCCGTGGTCGCATCGGGCCCCAACCCCACCACGCGAGACCTCGCCGGACTCCGCGAGTATCAAGGCGTGATCGTCGCATCGGCGGTAGACGAGGCGGGCCAACTGAACACCTATGACGACGGCCGCTCGCTGGTCTATCCGCGCACCGCCGTGGTCGCACCGGGGGTGGGTCTCACCACAGTGGGTAGCGCGAGCGGCGGCTGGGACAGCGCCGGGCGAGGATCAGGATCATCCTTCGCCGCGCCTCTCGTCGCGGGAGCTCTCGCCCTGGCAGAGCAGCGCTCGCCTCAAGCCACGTCCAACCAATTGGTACAGGCGTTGCTCCGCAATACCGGCAAAGAACCGCATGAATTGTCGGATGACCGGACCAGTGGTTACGGCTTCGGCTTGGCGTGGCCGGCCAATATCGTCGGAGTGGATGCCACGACATACCCCGACGACAACCTGCTGGTCGGACGAGTCGAGGCGGCTCCGACCGCCGCGCAGATCGAGCAGGCCGCCGCACGGGGCTCCGCATATCCCCCGGTGGCCGAACCCTCGGTGACCTCTCCGACAGAGGTCCATCCCCGTTCCGACGACGACCCGACGAGTAGTCCGGCGGGACCGGACATCACGCTGATCGCCGTCTTGAGCGCGCTCGGCTTGATCGTCATCGCAGCCGGGGCGCTAGTCGCCATCACCGTGACTCGGAGGAGTCGGACGAGACGTGTCGCGCAGGACACCCGAGAGAGAGTTGAGCACCCGTGA
- a CDS encoding thiamine phosphate synthase: MTADLSLHLVTDHRVPFARLRDIVDEAVTAGVSVVQLRDKVASGGELFARTLDLADVISGRCTFVVDDRLDVVLAARERLGQKPGTRGAGARVDGIHLGQSDLPVDAARSLLGPDALIGWTANTPAHLATAEAFLRGTVDYLGVGVIRATTTKPDHPRPLGIDGFGELAASTSLSCVAIGGIGLDDVTALRRSGAAGVAVVSLLSEDDHPGGVVRDLRAAWEEGA; the protein is encoded by the coding sequence ATGACCGCCGACCTGTCCCTTCACCTCGTCACCGATCACCGTGTGCCGTTCGCGCGCCTGCGCGACATCGTCGACGAGGCCGTCACCGCGGGCGTGAGCGTGGTGCAACTGCGCGACAAGGTCGCGAGCGGCGGAGAACTGTTCGCCCGCACCCTCGACCTCGCCGACGTCATCTCGGGACGCTGCACGTTCGTCGTCGACGATCGCCTCGACGTCGTCCTCGCCGCGCGCGAGCGCCTGGGCCAAAAGCCCGGCACCCGCGGAGCCGGCGCCCGGGTGGACGGCATCCATCTCGGCCAGAGCGACCTCCCCGTCGACGCCGCGCGCTCCCTGCTCGGCCCCGACGCCCTCATCGGATGGACGGCGAACACCCCGGCGCACCTCGCGACGGCCGAGGCGTTCCTTCGCGGAACCGTCGACTACCTCGGCGTCGGCGTCATTCGGGCGACGACGACGAAACCCGATCATCCGCGACCGCTCGGCATCGACGGGTTCGGCGAGCTCGCGGCATCCACTTCCCTCTCGTGCGTCGCGATCGGGGGGATCGGCCTCGACGACGTCACCGCCCTCCGCCGCTCGGGCGCTGCGGGCGTCGCGGTGGTCTCCCTGCTGAGCGAGGACGACCACCCGGGCGGAGTCGTCCGGGATCTCCGCGCCGCGTGGGAGGAAGGAGCGTGA